The DNA sequence TGTCCTCTTCGTCCAGCAATAAGCGGTTGCCATCACCTTTTTTGCTGTTGACGCAGATTTTTTCCAGAGACTTGGTGCCCTCGATAAGATCGATATGCCCAAACTCAAGTTTCTGCCGGTCATCAACCACAGGAGCAGGAATCCATCCATATTGCGGCGATTTAGCGACGATATGACCGGGCAAATCAAGGCGATAGGGAGGAGCCGCATCACGATCCTGGTAGCCATCGAATTCGGAGCGTAGCCATGCAGCCATTTTCTTGTGACGCAGCATCATGGCAAGCGTGATTGCTGTCGGCATTATGTGCTCGAGCAGTTCGCCCGAATCCCGTGTGCGTTCTTCTAGGTGATTGGTGGACGCAGACATGGTTTCTCCTTGGTGGAGGCGATCTGAGTAGCCCCTCCACCACATTTTTGTTGTTGTATGGCTTCCGGCAGTTTCTGACCCGCGGTATCTGAAACTTACCCGTATCTGAAAAGTAGACAATGACGGCCGGCCGCGCCGTTGTAAAAAGGTTATCCCTTTGTAACTACGGGTAAGCGATATGTCCAGTTTGACATCATGAAGCCTTTATATACTGGAGTGGGTGCTCTCGAAAATTTTGTCTGCTGAGGCCGCAACAAAACCGTTATAGAGACTGCCGTCAGGTTTGTTGTAGCGTAGTGCGAATTCATAAAAGCAGCTGGGAATGGTGGTATCCCTGTCGCTGAATGTCACGGGAACCCGGTCGGCCATGGTCGAGGACTGTTCAAGAAGGTCCTTGGGTGATCCTTTAACTTCGCCGCCAGAAGAGTTCACTGTGAACCCTTTGTCTTTCAGAAGCTGGTTTACATCGGCGACCGTATGGAAACGCTGCAAGTGATTCACACTTACAGTGAAATGGTTGGCGCGATAGCCCCAGGCAGCGAGCCAGGCGGCATATTCGCTTTCTTCGAGCAGACTGCGATATGTGTTGTAATCCAGATTCCAGTGCCTGCCTGAGTACAGGAAATTGTCAGCTGTAACCTCTTCCTTTGTTACCCCTGCCACCAGCTTTTTTACAGTCGCCTGAAGTTCTGGCGAGCACTGTTCCGTCAGTAGCTCTGAAATGAATACTCTTGGAGCTTCCGGGTCGGCGTGCTCGTAATGCCGGGCATAGAGTTTCTTGGCTTTGAAGTGGTATTCGCCCCCTTCGCGATATCCCAGTGCAAGAAAATGCTGTGCAAGAGCGTCCAGACCAACAGGTGCCAGGTTAAACGTTCGCAGGGCTATATGGTCGTTGACGATCACCTGGTCTTGTTCGGCTCCCAGAATACTGTGGATTTGCGCAGCCGAAGGTGTCACATCGCTATAGTTTTGCCAGAGCTTCTCGAACAGGGTATTTCGATCAGTATGCATAGTTTAACTCCGTGGTCGTGTTTCGGGTGTGTGCCGGTGCCGCCTGGTTTAAAGGCAGAACACGCGCGTGGCTGCCATTATCGAGGCGCAGTTTGCCAGCAAGGGCAGGGGGAATAATCAGTGTATCCTGCCGGGCAGACACTTCGGATGTAACGACTGCCCGGAAGTTTGTTGTGCCTGTGTTCGTGATCAGAGCTGGTTTGTTTTTCTGCCCAAAATCATTGCCAGCCTCTGCATTCGTTTCATCAATTCTGACGGTGCATGCAGAAGATAATCTTACGCTGCGAATGTCGGCCAGACCACACTCAACAGTCGGCCCTCCATCAAACAGGTCGATGAAGCCATTGTGCTGAAATCCTTCGGCTTCCAGTATCCGCAAGGCTGCCCGGGTATCCTTGTGTACCTGGCTGAGAACAGCCCTTGCCTCCGGGCTCATCAGACAGGTGTAGAGCGGGTGGGAAGGCATGAGTTCGTCGATGAAGTCAGTGTAGCCCGTGCCAAGCAGGTGTGTTGCCTGGTCGAATTCCATGTCGACGAAATGTGTTCTCAGCCAGTTCCAGAACGGAGACTTGCCGGAACTGTCGGATACACCGCGCATTTCAGCAATAACCTTGTCTGAAAAGCGTTCCGAATGCTGTGCCATAAACAGGAAGCGTACCCTGGACAGCAGTTTGCCTGCATTGGCCCGACGGAACTCCGGCCGCAGATAAAGAGAGCA is a window from the Marinobacter sp. ANT_B65 genome containing:
- a CDS encoding DUF1338 domain-containing protein; its protein translation is MHTDRNTLFEKLWQNYSDVTPSAAQIHSILGAEQDQVIVNDHIALRTFNLAPVGLDALAQHFLALGYREGGEYHFKAKKLYARHYEHADPEAPRVFISELLTEQCSPELQATVKKLVAGVTKEEVTADNFLYSGRHWNLDYNTYRSLLEESEYAAWLAAWGYRANHFTVSVNHLQRFHTVADVNQLLKDKGFTVNSSGGEVKGSPKDLLEQSSTMADRVPVTFSDRDTTIPSCFYEFALRYNKPDGSLYNGFVAASADKIFESTHSSI
- a CDS encoding arginine N-succinyltransferase; this translates as MIIRPITDTDLDTLYKIASESGPGFTSLMPDREALAQKIAHSTASFERSVTRPADEHYLFVLEDEITGDILGTTGIEANAGHTLPLYHFRRNTVTHHSRDLNLRRSVETLTRCNHYTGYSEICSLYLRPEFRRANAGKLLSRVRFLFMAQHSERFSDKVIAEMRGVSDSSGKSPFWNWLRTHFVDMEFDQATHLLGTGYTDFIDELMPSHPLYTCLMSPEARAVLSQVHKDTRAALRILEAEGFQHNGFIDLFDGGPTVECGLADIRSVRLSSACTVRIDETNAEAGNDFGQKNKPALITNTGTTNFRAVVTSEVSARQDTLIIPPALAGKLRLDNGSHARVLPLNQAAPAHTRNTTTELNYAY